One window of the Mycobacterium xenopi genome contains the following:
- a CDS encoding ammonium transporter, producing the protein MDQFPTMGIPNTGDTAWMLASSALVLLMTPGLAFFYGGMVRARSVLNMIMMSISAMGVVTVLWVLYGYSLAFGDDVGNIAGRPTEYWGLKGLIGVNAVAEDPSTHTGGVQIPLAGTIPHVVYVAFQLMFAIITVALVSGAVADRMKFGSWTLFAGLWATFVYFPIAHWVFAADKFAAAHGGWILNKLHAIDFAGGTAVHINAGTAGLVLAIVLGRRQGWPKTIMRPHNLPFVMLGAGLLWFGWYGFNAGSATSANGAAGSTFMTTTVATAAAMLGWLLTERIRDGHATSLGAASGIVAGLVAITPSCSSVNVVGALVVGVAAGVFCALAVGLKYRLGFDDSLDVVGVHLVGGLVGTLLVGLLAAPQTTAIAGVTGVSPGLFYGGGFAQLERQAIGAFSVLGYSAVVTAILALILKYTIGLRLSAEDEASGIDEAQHAESGYDFAVVSGSVPGRHALEESGNEADHRDREAVHARRRQDQPGGGGRPGDDGERSAGVRAAEGSHGGLPGR; encoded by the coding sequence GTGGACCAATTCCCAACCATGGGCATTCCCAATACTGGCGACACCGCCTGGATGCTGGCGAGCTCGGCTCTTGTGCTGTTGATGACGCCCGGCCTGGCGTTCTTTTACGGCGGCATGGTCCGCGCCAGAAGCGTGCTCAACATGATCATGATGAGCATCAGCGCGATGGGCGTCGTGACGGTGCTGTGGGTGCTCTACGGTTACTCGCTCGCCTTCGGCGACGACGTCGGCAACATCGCCGGCAGGCCAACCGAATACTGGGGCCTGAAGGGTCTTATCGGTGTCAACGCCGTCGCCGAGGATCCGAGCACCCACACCGGGGGTGTTCAGATCCCGTTGGCGGGCACCATCCCTCACGTCGTGTATGTCGCGTTCCAGCTGATGTTCGCGATCATCACCGTCGCGCTGGTCTCCGGAGCGGTGGCCGACCGGATGAAATTCGGCAGCTGGACGCTGTTCGCCGGATTGTGGGCGACATTCGTCTACTTCCCGATCGCGCACTGGGTGTTCGCCGCCGACAAGTTCGCGGCCGCGCACGGCGGCTGGATCCTGAACAAGCTGCACGCCATCGACTTCGCCGGCGGCACGGCCGTGCACATCAACGCCGGGACGGCGGGCCTCGTGCTGGCGATCGTCCTCGGCAGGCGGCAGGGCTGGCCCAAGACGATCATGCGGCCGCACAACCTGCCGTTCGTGATGCTGGGTGCTGGGCTACTGTGGTTCGGCTGGTACGGGTTCAACGCCGGATCGGCTACCAGCGCCAACGGCGCCGCCGGCTCCACGTTCATGACCACCACGGTGGCAACCGCCGCCGCCATGTTGGGGTGGCTGCTCACCGAACGCATCCGCGACGGACACGCCACCTCGCTGGGCGCCGCGTCGGGCATCGTTGCCGGACTGGTCGCCATCACGCCGTCCTGCTCGTCGGTCAACGTGGTGGGGGCCTTGGTGGTGGGCGTCGCGGCCGGCGTGTTTTGCGCGTTGGCAGTCGGGCTGAAATACCGGTTGGGCTTTGATGATTCGCTCGACGTGGTCGGAGTGCATCTGGTCGGCGGTCTGGTGGGAACGCTGCTGGTGGGTCTGCTGGCCGCCCCGCAGACCACGGCCATCGCGGGTGTCACCGGCGTGTCACCCGGCCTGTTCTACGGCGGCGGATTCGCTCAGTTGGAACGCCAGGCAATCGGCGCATTCAGTGTTCTCGGGTATTCAGCGGTCGTCACCGCTATCTTGGCCCTGATCCTGAAATACACCATCGGGCTGCGCCTGAGCGCCGAGGACGAAGCCTCAGGCATCGATGAGGCTCAGCACGCTGAGAGCGGCTACGATTTCGCGGTCGTCAGCGGTTCGGTTCCTGGTCGTCACGCCTTGGAGGAGAGTGGAAATGAAGCTGATCACCGCGATCGTGAAGCCGTTCACGCTCGACGACGTCAAGACCAGCCTGGAGGAGGCGGGCGTCCTGGGGATGACGGTGAGCGAAGTGCAGGGGTACGGGCGGCAGAAGGGTCACACGGAGGTTTACCGGGGCGCTGA
- the ftsY gene encoding signal recognition particle-docking protein FtsY, whose product MVSDAVWIVVAGVAALVVVAALIAGLIRYRRRRIRLSARAQTAGADRGGGYTTSSGITFTQGTSPEVLDTTGLPGVGDDAAIPRDTVKRSIADVQLPEHAPAPPVVPDISAIAPPEGRLERLRGRLARSQNTLGRSMLGLLGGGDLDEDSWQDVEDTLLVADLGPAATASVVTQLRSRLASSSVRTATDARAVLREVLIAELRPELDRTIRALPHADHPSVLLVVGVNGTGKTTTVGKLARVLVADGRRVVLGAADTFRAAAADQLQTWAARVGAEVVRGAEGADPASVAYDAVDKGIATGADVVVIDTAGRLHTKTGLMDELGKVKRVVERRAAVDEALLVLDATIGQNGLAQARVFAEVVDITGAVLTKLDGTAKGGIVFRVQQELGVPVKLVGLGEGPDDLAPFEPAAFVDALLG is encoded by the coding sequence ATGGTGTCCGACGCTGTATGGATCGTCGTCGCGGGTGTCGCCGCGCTGGTGGTCGTCGCTGCGCTGATCGCGGGCCTGATCCGCTACCGGCGTCGGCGGATCCGCCTGTCGGCTCGTGCGCAGACCGCTGGTGCCGATCGTGGCGGGGGATACACCACGTCGTCGGGCATCACGTTCACCCAGGGGACATCGCCGGAGGTCCTCGACACCACGGGACTGCCCGGTGTGGGCGACGACGCAGCCATTCCGCGCGACACCGTCAAGCGGTCGATCGCCGACGTCCAACTGCCCGAGCACGCGCCGGCGCCGCCCGTCGTTCCCGATATCAGCGCCATCGCCCCACCCGAAGGGCGCCTGGAAAGGCTGCGCGGGCGGCTCGCCCGATCGCAGAACACTTTGGGCCGCAGCATGCTGGGCCTGCTCGGCGGCGGCGACCTGGACGAGGACTCCTGGCAGGACGTCGAGGACACCCTGCTGGTGGCCGACCTCGGCCCGGCGGCCACCGCGTCGGTGGTCACGCAGCTGCGCAGCAGGCTGGCTAGCAGCAGCGTGCGCACCGCAACCGACGCCCGCGCCGTGCTTCGGGAGGTTTTGATCGCCGAGCTGCGGCCCGAGCTGGACCGCACAATCCGCGCGCTGCCGCACGCCGACCACCCGTCGGTGCTGCTCGTCGTCGGCGTCAACGGCACCGGGAAAACCACCACTGTCGGCAAGCTGGCGCGGGTGCTGGTGGCCGACGGCCGGCGCGTGGTGCTCGGCGCCGCCGACACCTTCCGGGCCGCGGCGGCCGACCAGCTGCAGACCTGGGCCGCGCGGGTGGGCGCCGAAGTGGTGCGGGGCGCCGAGGGCGCCGACCCGGCCTCGGTGGCCTACGACGCGGTCGACAAGGGCATCGCCACCGGCGCCGACGTCGTCGTCATCGACACCGCCGGGCGCCTGCACACCAAAACCGGGCTGATGGATGAGCTCGGCAAGGTCAAACGGGTAGTGGAGCGACGCGCCGCCGTCGACGAGGCACTGCTCGTTCTCGATGCCACCATCGGCCAGAACGGGCTGGCGCAGGCCCGGGTATTCGCCGAGGTCGTCGACATCACCGGCGCGGTGCTGACCAAACTGGACGGAACAGCCAAGGGCGGCATCGTTTTCCGCGTCCAACAGGAACTCGGGGTACCGGTGAAACTGGTCGGGCTCGGCGAGGGACCCGACGACCTCGCTCCGTTTGAGCCGGCGGCGTTCGTCGACGCCCTGCTCGGTTGA